In Raphanus sativus cultivar WK10039 unplaced genomic scaffold, ASM80110v3 Scaffold3746, whole genome shotgun sequence, the genomic window TCTACGACATCACAAGACGACAAACGTTCCAAAACATAAAGAAGTGGTTGTCGGAGCTCAGAGGCTTCTCCAGCCGTGATACCGTCGTTGTTCTTGTCGGTAACAAATCCGATCTCGGGCAATCTagagaagttgaagaagaagagggcaAGAGTTTAGCTGAGCTAGAGGGTCTGTATTTCCTTGAAACATCGGCTTTACAGAACCAAAACGTCGAAGAAGCGTTTCTAAGCATGATCGAAAGGATACATGAGGTTTTGATCCAGAAGATCACTTTAGATAACAAATCAAACGGTGACGACGGTGATGGTGCTGTCGCTGTCGTACCCGCTGGTAGAGAGATAGTAAATATTGACGAAGTTACCGCCACTCGACCGTTGAGTACTTCTTTCTCCAATTGTTGTCTCAAGTAAACTATTTAGTTTTGGTCAAGAAttattcattaaattttatttgtatggTTGGTataatgtaattttattttactgttGAAAATATGTCTTTTTTTCAATTGAAGTGTTGTAAGGTAAAAATGTCCATGATCATTATTGCTACTGGAAGATGTACACTCGTCTGATGCAAACTGGAGCTTGGATCAAGGTTTTAAAACCAACTTATAGCATTTCTTTActtatctctttcttttctgtTGTAACAGAGATCAAGTAACAGTAGTCCGGGAACAAGTTGAGCTTAAA contains:
- the LOC108819594 gene encoding ras-related protein RABA6b isoform X4, giving the protein MAEESYDKECDYLFKAVLIGDSAVGKSNLLSRFTRDEFRLDSKPTIGVDFAYRNVCVGGKTIKAQIWDTAGQERFRAITSSYYRGALGALLIYDITRRQTFQNIKKWLSELRGFSSRDTVVVLVGNKSDLGQSREVEEEEGKSLAELEGLYFLETSALQNQNVEEAFLSMIERIHEVLIQKITLDNKSNGDDGDGAVAVVPAGREIVNIDEVTATRPLSTSFSNCCLK
- the LOC108819594 gene encoding ras-related protein RABA6b isoform X3 gives rise to the protein MAEESYDKECDYLFKAVLIGDSAVGKSNLLSRFTRDEFRLDSKPTIGVDFAYRNVCVGGKTIKAQIWDTAGQERFRAITSSYYRGALGALLIYDITRRQTFQNIKKWLSELRGFSSRDTVVVLVGNKSDLGQSREVEEEEGKSLAELEGLYFLETSALQNQNVEEAFLSMIERIHEVLIQKITLDNKSNGDDGDGAVAVVPAGREIVNIDEVTATRPDQVTVVREQVELKESALEVIWR
- the LOC108819594 gene encoding ras-related protein RABA6b isoform X1 produces the protein MAEESYDKECDYLFKAVLIGDSAVGKSNLLSRFTRDEFRLDSKPTIGVDFAYRNVCVGGKTIKAQIWDTAGQERFRAITSSYYRGALGALLIYDITRRQTFQNIKKWLSELRGFSSRDTVVVLVGNKSDLGQSREVEEEEGKSLAELEGLYFLETSALQNQNVEEAFLSMIERIHEVLIQKITLDNKSNGDDGDGAVAVVPAGREIVNIDEVTATRPDQVTVVREQVELKESALEENFIYSKRLCFTAHSHLAIRTSPL
- the LOC108819594 gene encoding ras-related protein RABA6b isoform X2; protein product: MAEESYDKECDYLFKAVLIGDSAVGKSNLLSRFTRDEFRLDSKPTIGVDFAYRNVCVGGKTIKAQIWDTAGQERAITSSYYRGALGALLIYDITRRQTFQNIKKWLSELRGFSSRDTVVVLVGNKSDLGQSREVEEEEGKSLAELEGLYFLETSALQNQNVEEAFLSMIERIHEVLIQKITLDNKSNGDDGDGAVAVVPAGREIVNIDEVTATRPDQVTVVREQVELKESALEENFIYSKRLCFTAHSHLAIRTSPL